From the genome of Acidobacteriota bacterium:
AGGGGGTCCCTTTTCAGATTGCCGCGGGGTCCCTTTTCATCTTGCCGCTACCAAACGCGAGCTCGAGCTCGCCATCCGCGCGGCGCTCGGCGCCGGACCGTGGGCGGTCGCGGGCCTGGCGATGCGGACGGCGCTGCAACCGGCGGCGGCCGGCATTGCGCTCGGGCTCGCGGCCGCGGCCGGCGCCAGACGGATGATGGCATCCGTGCTCTTCGGCGTGGGCGCGCTGGACGTCGTGACCTGGGCCGCAGCCTGCGGGGCGCTGCTCGCCGCCTGTGTGACCGCGGGATATCTACCGGCGCGCCGCGCCGCGCGGATTGATCCGATGACCGCTCTGCGGGCCGAGTGACGACAACTGGACGCGCCGGCGCCTGTTGCGTGCTCGCCGCTGCTCATCCAGCGTGGGCGTTGCGCCGCCGGGCTGGATCGACGAG
Proteins encoded in this window:
- a CDS encoding FtsX-like permease family protein, whose protein sequence is GGPFSDCRGVPFHLAATKRELELAIRAALGAGPWAVAGLAMRTALQPAAAGIALGLAAAAGARRMMASVLFGVGALDVVTWAAACGALLAACVTAGYLPARRAARIDPMTALRAE